A region of Halalkaliarchaeum desulfuricum DNA encodes the following proteins:
- the cutA gene encoding divalent-cation tolerance protein CutA, with translation MPTAYVTAPPESAEELASFLVEERLAACVNVVDCRSTYRWEGDLYDGDEEVILFVKTTAERYPELKERLVERHPNEVPCIERFDETDVFEPFAEWIETEVK, from the coding sequence ATGCCGACAGCGTACGTCACAGCCCCGCCGGAGTCTGCCGAGGAACTGGCTTCGTTTCTGGTGGAGGAACGCCTGGCCGCCTGCGTCAATGTGGTCGACTGTCGATCGACCTACAGGTGGGAGGGCGATCTGTACGATGGTGACGAAGAGGTGATCCTGTTTGTAAAAACCACTGCCGAACGGTACCCGGAACTGAAAGAGCGCCTCGTGGAGCGACACCCGAACGAGGTACCGTGCATCGAGCGATTCGACGAGACGGACGTGTTCGAGCCGTTCGCCGAGTGGATCGAAACCGAGGTAAAGTAG